A stretch of Gemmatimonas aurantiaca T-27 DNA encodes these proteins:
- a CDS encoding bifunctional riboflavin kinase/FAD synthetase, producing the protein MTSILDRGLPLPAGGAVVTVGTFDGVHLGHHDVLARLVEHAKVRGLPSVVVTFDPHPLEVVNPAAAPPLLTLHHEKLELFALSGVSYVVVLPFTTTLAGFDAAYFVDHVLRDQFAVSELLVGHDHGFGRGRMGDIGMLRTLGQERGFDVTVLAPVHTADGMTISSTVIRQAISDGDLNRAAAGLGRRYSVSGVVVRGDQRGRTLGFPTLNLGPVSERKLLPPDGVYAVRVQLPQGTFGGMLNLGPRPTFGDHGRRIETHVFDASHDWYGAPVRLDFVRYLRGTRPFPGIEALRAQLADDEQQARDALHVADAELGSDWLPPSAERT; encoded by the coding sequence ATGACGTCGATCCTCGATCGTGGTCTTCCGCTGCCCGCCGGCGGTGCAGTGGTCACCGTGGGCACCTTCGACGGTGTGCATCTGGGACATCACGATGTCCTGGCCCGTCTCGTGGAGCACGCCAAAGTGCGTGGATTGCCCAGTGTGGTGGTGACATTTGATCCCCACCCACTGGAGGTGGTGAATCCTGCCGCCGCGCCGCCGCTGCTGACGCTGCACCACGAAAAACTCGAGCTCTTTGCGCTCTCGGGTGTGTCCTATGTGGTGGTGTTGCCGTTCACCACCACCTTGGCCGGGTTCGATGCCGCGTACTTCGTCGACCATGTGTTGCGCGATCAGTTCGCCGTGTCTGAACTGTTGGTCGGTCACGACCACGGCTTCGGTCGTGGGCGCATGGGCGATATCGGTATGCTGCGGACCCTGGGCCAGGAGCGGGGCTTCGATGTCACCGTGCTCGCGCCCGTGCACACGGCCGATGGGATGACGATCAGCTCCACGGTCATCCGGCAGGCGATCTCCGACGGGGATCTGAACCGGGCGGCGGCTGGACTGGGGCGCCGCTACAGCGTCTCGGGCGTCGTCGTGCGCGGCGACCAGCGCGGGCGCACCCTCGGTTTCCCGACGCTGAATCTTGGGCCGGTTTCGGAGCGAAAGCTCCTGCCGCCCGACGGCGTGTACGCCGTGCGCGTGCAACTCCCGCAGGGCACGTTTGGCGGCATGCTCAATCTGGGGCCGCGTCCCACCTTCGGTGATCACGGGCGGCGTATCGAGACGCACGTGTTCGACGCGTCCCACGACTGGTACGGGGCGCCGGTCCGGCTCGACTTCGTCCGCTACCTGCGTGGCACCCGTCCGTTTCCCGGCATCGAGGCACTACGGGCACAACTGGCGGATGACGAGCAGCAGGCCAGGGACGCCCTGCACGTGGCCGATGCCGAACTCGGCTCAGACTGGCTACCGCCGAGCGCCGAGCGCACCTAA
- a CDS encoding TatD family hydrolase, with product MSEVAFADSHVHLADAAFTDDVDAVIERARAAGARALVCIGESPAAAVRAQAIAARYPGLVFHTCGVHPHDAVSWDDQRDANAVRDAVGVGAVAVGECGLDYHYDHSPRDVQRRTLDAQLSLAAELDRPIVLHTREAEDDTRTMLRDAASAGIRGVLHCFTGSVGLAEAGLEAGWHVSFSGIVTFRTWTDIELLRLVPDDRLLVESDAPYLAPVPKRGKRNESSWVPLTVQRIAEARGTTPESLAALTLHNTRKFFRLPDDPTVDRSTAGSVDASL from the coding sequence ATGAGCGAGGTCGCATTCGCCGACAGTCATGTGCACCTCGCCGATGCCGCGTTCACGGACGATGTGGACGCGGTCATAGAGAGGGCCCGCGCAGCAGGAGCGCGGGCCCTTGTCTGTATCGGTGAGTCACCGGCCGCCGCTGTGCGCGCACAAGCCATCGCGGCGCGTTATCCGGGATTGGTGTTCCACACCTGCGGGGTGCATCCGCACGACGCCGTGTCCTGGGACGATCAGCGGGATGCCAACGCCGTGCGTGATGCCGTGGGAGTCGGTGCCGTCGCCGTTGGGGAATGTGGCCTCGACTACCACTACGATCATTCGCCGCGTGATGTGCAGCGGCGCACGCTCGATGCACAGCTCTCGCTCGCGGCAGAATTGGACCGCCCGATCGTCCTGCACACCCGTGAGGCAGAAGACGATACCCGCACCATGCTCCGTGATGCGGCCAGTGCCGGTATTCGCGGCGTGTTGCACTGTTTCACGGGCAGTGTCGGACTGGCCGAAGCCGGCCTGGAGGCGGGGTGGCATGTGTCTTTCAGCGGCATCGTCACGTTCCGTACCTGGACCGACATTGAGCTGCTGCGATTGGTGCCTGACGATCGCCTCCTCGTCGAGTCCGATGCACCCTATCTTGCTCCGGTCCCGAAGCGTGGGAAACGCAACGAGTCTTCGTGGGTACCGCTCACGGTGCAGCGAATCGCGGAAGCCCGTGGCACCACGCCAGAATCGTTGGCCGCGCTGACGCTGCACAACACCAGGAAGTTTTTCCGCCTGCCTGACGATCCGACTGTCGATCGTTCTACGGCCGGTTCTGTCGACGCCTCGCTCTGA
- a CDS encoding UDP-2,3-diacylglucosamine diphosphatase, whose product MLPTPCHVVGDVHLGVASPDAERALLRLLRAVPQEARSLVVMGDLFDFWFAWRHAMPRIGFRVLAALADLHDAGVPVLWIGGNHDCWGGEALEQETGATYTLEPWRGHIGAWDALLQHGDGLREVEDAPYRRLRTVLRHPWSISAFSWLHPNLATWIAAQSSHTSRKARARDGGAGLLAVGTQALNQPAGPQLVLHGHSHVPTVCAAGRGVYGNAGAWYLDQQFLRITDEAITLCQWSEDGASRDLQRVARP is encoded by the coding sequence GTGCTTCCCACCCCCTGTCATGTCGTCGGCGATGTGCATCTCGGCGTTGCGTCTCCGGACGCAGAGCGTGCACTGCTGCGCCTGCTGCGCGCAGTCCCGCAGGAGGCGCGCTCGCTGGTGGTCATGGGCGACCTGTTCGATTTCTGGTTCGCCTGGCGTCACGCGATGCCCCGCATTGGCTTTCGGGTTCTAGCCGCGCTCGCGGACCTGCACGATGCGGGCGTACCGGTGCTGTGGATCGGCGGCAACCACGACTGCTGGGGCGGTGAGGCGCTGGAACAGGAGACGGGCGCCACCTACACCCTCGAGCCTTGGCGCGGGCATATCGGCGCCTGGGATGCCTTGCTGCAGCATGGCGACGGCCTTCGGGAGGTGGAGGATGCCCCCTACCGGCGATTGCGCACCGTGCTGCGCCATCCCTGGTCGATCAGTGCGTTTTCGTGGCTGCACCCGAATCTCGCCACCTGGATTGCCGCGCAATCATCACATACCAGCCGTAAAGCACGCGCCCGCGATGGCGGGGCCGGGTTGCTCGCGGTGGGGACGCAGGCGCTGAATCAACCGGCGGGGCCGCAGCTCGTCTTGCATGGCCATTCACATGTGCCGACGGTCTGCGCGGCTGGGCGAGGCGTTTACGGCAATGCGGGGGCGTGGTATCTCGACCAGCAGTTCCTTCGCATCACCGATGAGGCCATCACCTTGTGCCAGTGGTCCGAGGACGGCGCATCGCGTGATCTGCAGCGAGTCGCCAGGCCGTAA
- a CDS encoding acyl-CoA thioesterase, producing MALETISELRVRYAETDQMGVVYHANYLVWCEIGRTDFIRAAGKSYADLEREGVRLAVSEATMRFHASARYDDRIVVYTTLTSVGSRGMTFAYRVERADPDGGAGTVLVRATTSLVCTNDQGRLATLPREVREWLEDASRLDDSAAPVRNGGLTHAN from the coding sequence ATGGCACTCGAGACGATTTCCGAGCTTCGTGTCCGGTACGCTGAAACGGACCAGATGGGCGTTGTGTATCACGCCAACTATCTCGTCTGGTGCGAAATCGGCCGCACGGACTTCATCAGGGCGGCGGGCAAGTCGTATGCGGATCTCGAGCGAGAGGGCGTGCGTCTGGCCGTCTCCGAGGCAACGATGCGCTTTCATGCATCCGCCCGGTACGACGATCGCATCGTGGTCTACACCACACTCACATCGGTGGGATCGCGGGGCATGACATTCGCCTATCGTGTGGAACGAGCGGATCCGGACGGAGGCGCCGGTACCGTGCTGGTGCGCGCCACGACGTCGCTGGTGTGCACCAACGACCAGGGACGCCTGGCGACGCTGCCACGAGAAGTACGCGAGTGGCTGGAAGACGCATCGCGCCTCGATGACAGCGCCGCCCCGGTGCGCAACGGAGGATTGACCCATGCCAACTAG
- the rbfA gene encoding 30S ribosome-binding factor RbfA — protein MGEVRRPDRVAEAIREEVATFLSEGAKDPRIRAFVTVTAVEVTRDLRHATVFVSLMGDDADKKSTTAGLASVASHLRSQLGKSLRLRSAPEIHFRTDESVARASRIEHLLAKIRDEREAQEPAQDPAQDSSQDASVEASDAPDKAE, from the coding sequence ATGGGCGAAGTGCGGCGTCCTGACCGCGTCGCCGAAGCGATCCGCGAAGAAGTCGCGACCTTCCTGTCGGAAGGCGCGAAGGATCCGCGGATCCGCGCGTTCGTCACCGTGACCGCGGTGGAAGTGACGCGCGACCTTCGGCACGCCACGGTGTTCGTCAGCCTCATGGGTGACGACGCCGACAAGAAGTCCACCACCGCGGGGCTGGCCAGTGTGGCCAGCCATCTGCGATCACAGTTGGGCAAGTCGCTGCGCTTGCGTTCGGCGCCGGAGATTCATTTCCGGACCGACGAAAGTGTCGCCCGCGCGTCGCGTATCGAGCATCTGTTGGCGAAGATTCGCGATGAACGGGAAGCGCAGGAGCCTGCACAGGACCCTGCACAGGACTCTTCGCAGGATGCCTCGGTCGAGGCGTCCGATGCCCCAGACAAGGCCGAGTGA
- a CDS encoding RidA family protein yields the protein MTTVTPLHTDLAPKAIGPYAQAVRANGFLFTAGQIPLDPVTMDLVTGEVGAQTERVLANLSAVLAEAGCNWNSVVKTTVFLRTMDDFAAMNEVYARVLGEARPARSTVAVAGLPRNVSVEIELVAVLPPA from the coding sequence ATGACTACTGTCACGCCGTTGCACACCGACCTCGCCCCCAAAGCGATCGGCCCCTATGCGCAGGCGGTGCGCGCGAACGGATTTCTCTTCACGGCCGGGCAGATTCCGCTCGATCCTGTGACGATGGACCTGGTGACGGGAGAAGTGGGGGCGCAGACCGAACGGGTACTCGCCAATCTCTCGGCGGTTCTCGCCGAAGCAGGGTGCAACTGGAACTCCGTGGTGAAGACCACGGTGTTTCTTCGCACGATGGATGACTTCGCCGCGATGAATGAGGTATACGCCCGCGTCCTGGGCGAGGCCCGGCCTGCACGGTCGACGGTGGCTGTGGCCGGTCTCCCGAGAAACGTCAGCGTCGAGATCGAGCTGGTCGCCGTGCTGCCCCCGGCATGA
- the secF gene encoding protein translocase subunit SecF, whose product MLRIFHNTKYEFVRWWRVAAGLTLAFIAAGFVSFAVTGGVNYSIEFTGGTLMQLQFKTPPDVAEVRSALDAAGIQGAEIQQFGANTDFTIRARDEKQVEAQDAGAEGISRQITAALDAKFGAGTVTIVRTEAVGPKVGAELRTGAAMAMLIASIFTLIYLAIRFDWRFGLAAVLSTTHDILITLAFIKIFHIEVSLTVVAAILTLVGYSANDTIIIFDRVRENLKKPHKGETLSHILDRSINETLPRSIMTHTTTFSATLALLLLAGEVIRPFAWVMAFGVVMATFSSIYVAGPLLLWIEGRWPRLDDAATARAVRAGEAATTTARGTDRVSAR is encoded by the coding sequence ATGCTGCGCATTTTTCACAACACGAAGTACGAGTTTGTGCGCTGGTGGCGCGTCGCCGCAGGGCTCACGTTGGCATTCATCGCGGCAGGGTTCGTCAGCTTCGCTGTCACCGGCGGGGTGAACTACAGCATCGAGTTCACCGGCGGCACGCTGATGCAGCTGCAATTCAAGACGCCGCCTGATGTGGCGGAGGTTCGCAGTGCACTCGATGCGGCCGGTATCCAGGGCGCCGAAATTCAACAGTTTGGCGCCAATACCGACTTCACCATTCGCGCCCGCGACGAGAAGCAGGTGGAAGCACAGGACGCTGGTGCCGAAGGTATTTCCCGGCAGATCACTGCGGCACTGGATGCGAAGTTCGGCGCCGGTACCGTGACCATCGTGCGCACCGAAGCCGTGGGCCCGAAGGTTGGTGCCGAACTGCGCACCGGTGCGGCCATGGCCATGCTCATCGCGTCCATCTTCACGCTGATCTATCTCGCCATCCGCTTCGACTGGCGCTTTGGTTTGGCGGCCGTGCTCTCCACGACGCACGACATCCTGATCACCCTCGCGTTCATCAAGATCTTCCACATCGAGGTCTCGCTGACCGTGGTGGCGGCCATCCTGACGCTCGTGGGTTACTCCGCCAACGACACGATCATCATCTTCGATCGTGTGCGTGAGAACCTGAAGAAGCCGCACAAGGGTGAGACGCTGTCGCACATTCTCGACCGTTCCATCAACGAGACGTTGCCGCGTTCCATCATGACGCACACCACCACGTTCTCTGCGACGTTGGCGCTGCTCCTGCTCGCGGGCGAAGTGATCCGCCCGTTTGCCTGGGTCATGGCGTTCGGCGTGGTGATGGCCACCTTCTCGTCCATCTACGTGGCTGGTCCATTGCTCCTGTGGATCGAAGGACGCTGGCCCCGCCTGGATGATGCGGCCACGGCCCGCGCGGTACGTGCGGGTGAAGCGGCCACCACGACCGCGCGCGGCACGGATCGGGTGTCGGCGCGCTAA
- the truB gene encoding tRNA pseudouridine(55) synthase TruB — protein MIGAPAHSGVLYVDKPAGRSSHDMVGVVRRAARTRRVGHAGTLDPFATGLLVIAVGTATRLLPYIVGEPKVYDATIQFGADTNTDDGTGIVVREAPVPDAAVLADPVHAVRLAAEAILTGHITQIPPQYSAKHVDGVRAYDLARRGEVVDLAPVPVHVRGWEWRGASESTLDVRITCGGGTYIRALARDLGRALGSAAHCSVLRRVQSGPASVDHAVSFDALAPGSVIDGEVPLRSPLELLGDMATQILDEEGLVALRFGRTLEATVPGAQVALLHEGAIAALGVRTAGDRWQPRVVLIGANG, from the coding sequence GTGATCGGCGCTCCGGCTCACTCGGGCGTGCTCTACGTCGACAAGCCGGCGGGCCGCTCTTCGCATGACATGGTCGGCGTCGTGCGTCGTGCGGCGCGCACGCGTCGGGTGGGACATGCCGGCACGCTCGATCCGTTCGCCACGGGATTGCTCGTCATCGCAGTGGGCACGGCCACGCGCCTGCTTCCCTACATCGTCGGGGAGCCCAAAGTGTACGACGCCACCATTCAGTTTGGCGCCGACACGAACACCGATGATGGCACGGGCATCGTTGTCCGCGAAGCCCCGGTGCCCGATGCCGCCGTGCTCGCCGATCCGGTACACGCCGTGCGCCTTGCCGCCGAGGCGATACTGACCGGACACATCACGCAGATCCCCCCGCAGTATTCGGCCAAACATGTCGATGGCGTGCGGGCCTATGATCTCGCGCGGCGCGGAGAGGTCGTCGATCTCGCGCCGGTGCCGGTGCATGTCCGCGGGTGGGAATGGCGTGGGGCCAGCGAGAGCACGCTCGATGTGCGGATCACCTGTGGCGGTGGCACCTACATCCGCGCCCTCGCCCGCGATCTCGGCCGCGCCCTGGGCAGTGCAGCGCATTGCTCGGTGTTGCGTCGTGTGCAGAGCGGCCCGGCCTCGGTGGATCATGCCGTGTCTTTCGACGCCCTCGCGCCGGGCAGCGTGATCGACGGCGAAGTGCCGTTGCGTTCGCCCCTCGAGTTGTTGGGTGACATGGCCACCCAGATCCTCGACGAGGAGGGGCTCGTGGCGCTGCGTTTTGGCCGGACGCTCGAGGCCACCGTGCCCGGTGCCCAGGTCGCGTTGCTTCACGAGGGCGCGATCGCGGCACTCGGTGTGCGCACAGCGGGCGATCGTTGGCAGCCGCGCGTGGTGTTGATCGGAGCCAACGGGTGA
- the secD gene encoding protein translocase subunit SecD produces MANLKYRILLIAALFAASVFALFPRTVVERVKREGVFVYDTVRRVPLKRGLDLQGGMHLTLEVDESKQTVADKSEALDRALKVVRQRIDEFGVAEPVVQKAGSERLIVELPGIDDAERAQDVVQKSAFLEFQITDKTQALEKVVPRFDEIAKTQGITVASGTAAAAGDSAKSTSVNSLLTQNADSAKDSTAAAGTTGADTTIKAPVVTGGLFSTNVQPGQMPGQYIVPESAFPAIERALQHPAILAAVPPGKVIRWGVDSLVSGAARFRALYVLDARPIITGEVLTDARPATDPVEGNVVQFTLNNEGARRFKTETGKHVRDNMAIVLDQRVVTAPTLNSAIGRNGQITLGGGTLQSAQDLALVLRAGALPVPLKVAEVRQIGASLGSDSISKGVMALGVALLLVLVIMVVYYRFSGVLAVIALVLYLVYTLAILAGFNAVVTLPGLAGFVLSIGMAVDNNVLIFERIREELDHGKSTRLAIDEGFRHALGAIIDTSAATILSGMVLYQYGTGPVRGFAVTLIAGLVAALFTTIFVTKTFFLVWLNRSRGTQTLSI; encoded by the coding sequence ATGGCAAACCTGAAGTACCGCATCCTGCTCATTGCGGCGCTCTTCGCGGCGTCCGTGTTCGCGCTTTTCCCGCGCACGGTCGTTGAGCGTGTCAAGCGCGAAGGTGTGTTCGTGTACGACACCGTGCGCCGTGTTCCGCTCAAGCGCGGGCTCGATCTTCAGGGGGGCATGCACCTGACCCTCGAAGTCGATGAATCCAAGCAGACCGTCGCCGACAAGTCCGAGGCGCTCGATCGTGCCCTCAAAGTCGTGCGCCAGCGCATCGACGAGTTCGGCGTGGCCGAACCGGTGGTGCAGAAGGCCGGCAGTGAGCGGCTGATCGTCGAACTCCCCGGCATTGACGACGCGGAGCGCGCACAGGACGTCGTGCAGAAGTCCGCGTTCCTGGAATTCCAGATCACGGACAAGACGCAGGCTCTCGAAAAGGTCGTTCCGCGCTTCGATGAAATCGCGAAGACGCAGGGGATCACGGTGGCGAGCGGTACGGCCGCCGCGGCCGGCGATTCGGCCAAGTCGACGTCGGTGAATTCGCTGCTGACGCAGAATGCGGACAGCGCGAAGGATTCCACCGCAGCGGCCGGCACCACGGGCGCGGATACCACGATCAAGGCACCGGTCGTGACTGGTGGTTTGTTCAGCACGAACGTGCAGCCCGGTCAGATGCCTGGGCAGTATATCGTGCCCGAGTCGGCGTTCCCGGCCATCGAACGCGCACTCCAGCATCCGGCCATCCTCGCCGCCGTGCCCCCGGGCAAGGTGATTCGCTGGGGTGTTGATTCGCTTGTGTCTGGCGCCGCACGCTTCCGCGCACTCTACGTGCTCGATGCCCGCCCGATCATCACCGGCGAAGTGCTGACCGATGCCCGTCCGGCCACCGATCCGGTGGAAGGCAATGTCGTGCAGTTCACGTTGAACAACGAAGGCGCGCGCCGCTTCAAGACCGAAACGGGCAAGCACGTGCGCGACAACATGGCCATCGTACTCGACCAGCGTGTCGTTACGGCGCCCACGCTGAACAGCGCGATCGGCCGCAACGGGCAGATCACCCTGGGCGGTGGCACGCTGCAGTCGGCGCAGGATCTGGCGCTCGTGCTGCGCGCCGGTGCCCTGCCGGTGCCGCTCAAGGTGGCTGAAGTTCGGCAGATCGGTGCCAGCCTGGGTAGCGACTCGATCTCCAAGGGCGTGATGGCTCTTGGCGTGGCGCTCCTCCTCGTACTGGTCATCATGGTGGTCTACTACCGGTTCTCCGGTGTGCTCGCGGTGATTGCGCTGGTGCTGTATCTCGTCTACACCTTGGCCATCCTCGCCGGCTTCAACGCGGTCGTGACATTGCCTGGACTGGCCGGCTTCGTGCTTTCTATCGGTATGGCGGTCGACAACAACGTGCTGATCTTCGAGCGCATCCGCGAAGAGCTCGATCACGGCAAGTCCACCCGCCTGGCGATTGATGAAGGTTTCCGCCACGCACTCGGCGCCATCATCGATACTTCGGCGGCGACGATTCTCTCGGGTATGGTGCTCTATCAGTATGGCACGGGCCCGGTGCGCGGTTTTGCCGTCACCCTGATCGCCGGCCTCGTGGCTGCGCTCTTCACCACGATCTTCGTCACCAAGACTTTCTTCCTCGTCTGGCTCAACCGCTCGCGCGGTACGCAGACGTTGAGCATCTGA
- the infB gene encoding translation initiation factor IF-2: MSKLRVHDMAGEFGISADEVIALLRQMDVPVRSHLSLLTDDQVSRIRARWEREKRVRAEKAQPAPAAAPRRRRTGAADAAPAPEAEVSAAPAPVVRRRRAADLPDSHEGHDDTHEVAAEAPAAEAPVAEKVVEVIAAPVPTPVAAEPAPRVEVTPEPVAAPKPVVVEVPPAAAPISEAKPDVPVSAPSADPTPVAKPADVAPAAPAVVSAPAAPRPAAPRPAAPSPVRPPVTPASAPAAPAAPAIAAQAPQSVPPTSSPATAAPTSAPAVAAPTADATPAAAAPSPTSSLPPDRPRPRPVVPGAPRPRSMGGGSPNFGSARPIASAAPGGGLNQGQRRDDRRGPGGPGGAPGGGQAGAGTQGGGNNQQSSSPSQAGGQNQQRRGKKGKRGAVDQEVVSANITKTMTALRGAPQRGRAGRRFGAEMRAEAEEQRQAAAERERKTVRVNEFITVSELAQILSISATQIVGFAFKTLGLMVTINQRLDFDQIELIAGEFGFQAVKESDYAADLPDTGGEDNAEDLRPRPPVVTIMGHVDHGKTSLLDYIRKANVVAGEAGGITQHIGAYHVEVAGSRTITFLDTPGHEAFTAMRARGAQVTDIVVIVIAADDQVMPQTVEAISHAKSAGVPIIIAINKVDLPTANIPKVKQDLLQHEVVLEEFGGTVLHSEISAKKGTGVNDLLEQILLQSDILELKANPSRRAMGSVVEAQLDQGKGPVATVLVQNGTLKVGDDYICGIHSGRVRALLDERGKQVKSAGPAIPVQILGLTGVPMAGDQLLVVEDATAAREIAQRRERLDREAKSRRTTRGVVSLEDFMSHAAAGQKRQLRLVIKADQGGPAEALADALGQLSNPEVQVDILHRGVGAIAESDILLAKASGAIIIGFHVRPDNNARAAAEREGVEIKLYRIIYEAVADVKAALEGMLRPEEREVVFGEAQVRETFKVPRIGTIAGCIVRSGIINRRGRVRVIRDGVEMYDGAISSLRRFKDDVNEVKEGYECGIGIENFNDLKIGDVFECYRTEEIARTLDQAAKS, encoded by the coding sequence TTGAGCAAGCTTCGTGTGCATGACATGGCGGGTGAGTTCGGTATCTCGGCTGACGAGGTCATCGCGCTGCTACGCCAGATGGACGTGCCGGTTCGCAGCCATTTGTCGCTGCTGACCGACGATCAGGTATCCCGTATCCGCGCCCGGTGGGAGCGTGAAAAGCGGGTGCGCGCTGAAAAGGCGCAGCCGGCACCCGCGGCTGCGCCGCGTCGTCGTCGCACCGGTGCTGCCGATGCCGCTCCCGCTCCGGAGGCCGAGGTGTCGGCCGCGCCGGCGCCCGTTGTGCGTCGCCGCCGCGCCGCCGACCTGCCCGATTCGCACGAAGGGCACGACGACACGCATGAAGTCGCCGCCGAGGCACCGGCAGCAGAAGCGCCGGTCGCTGAAAAGGTGGTCGAAGTCATTGCCGCTCCGGTGCCAACACCGGTCGCTGCCGAGCCGGCGCCGCGGGTGGAAGTCACGCCCGAGCCTGTCGCGGCTCCCAAGCCGGTTGTTGTTGAAGTCCCGCCTGCGGCGGCCCCGATCAGCGAAGCCAAGCCGGATGTGCCGGTGTCTGCGCCCAGCGCGGATCCGACGCCCGTGGCCAAGCCCGCCGACGTCGCACCGGCTGCCCCTGCGGTGGTCAGTGCGCCGGCTGCGCCCCGTCCAGCGGCCCCCCGTCCGGCGGCTCCGTCGCCGGTCAGGCCTCCGGTGACCCCCGCATCGGCTCCGGCGGCGCCTGCCGCCCCGGCCATTGCGGCTCAGGCACCGCAGTCGGTGCCACCCACGTCATCGCCGGCCACGGCCGCGCCGACCAGTGCGCCCGCTGTTGCGGCGCCCACGGCCGATGCGACGCCCGCGGCTGCCGCGCCGTCGCCCACGTCCTCACTGCCGCCTGATCGGCCGCGTCCGCGGCCGGTGGTGCCAGGCGCGCCGCGTCCGCGGTCCATGGGCGGCGGGTCGCCGAACTTCGGTTCGGCACGTCCGATCGCGTCGGCCGCGCCGGGTGGTGGTCTCAATCAGGGTCAGCGTCGCGACGATCGTCGCGGTCCCGGTGGCCCGGGTGGAGCACCGGGTGGTGGTCAAGCTGGTGCCGGAACGCAGGGTGGTGGCAACAACCAGCAGAGCAGCAGTCCCAGCCAGGCTGGCGGCCAGAACCAGCAGCGTCGTGGCAAGAAGGGCAAGCGAGGGGCGGTCGATCAGGAAGTCGTGTCGGCGAACATCACCAAGACGATGACCGCGTTGCGCGGCGCACCGCAGCGCGGTCGCGCGGGCCGTCGTTTTGGCGCAGAAATGCGCGCCGAGGCCGAAGAGCAGCGTCAGGCGGCAGCCGAGCGCGAACGGAAGACCGTGCGCGTCAACGAGTTCATCACCGTCTCCGAACTCGCGCAGATCCTCAGCATCTCCGCCACGCAGATCGTGGGCTTCGCGTTCAAGACGCTCGGCCTCATGGTCACCATCAATCAGCGACTCGACTTCGACCAGATCGAACTGATCGCGGGCGAGTTCGGGTTCCAGGCCGTCAAGGAAAGCGACTACGCCGCCGACCTGCCCGATACGGGTGGTGAGGACAACGCCGAAGATCTGCGGCCGCGTCCGCCGGTCGTGACCATCATGGGTCACGTTGACCACGGCAAGACGTCGTTGCTCGACTACATCCGCAAGGCCAACGTGGTCGCCGGCGAAGCCGGTGGTATCACGCAGCACATTGGTGCCTACCATGTCGAAGTGGCTGGGAGCCGCACCATCACGTTCCTCGATACGCCGGGCCACGAAGCGTTCACCGCGATGCGTGCCCGTGGTGCGCAGGTCACGGATATCGTCGTCATCGTCATCGCCGCTGATGACCAGGTGATGCCGCAGACGGTCGAAGCGATTTCGCACGCCAAGAGCGCCGGTGTGCCGATCATCATCGCCATCAACAAGGTCGATTTGCCGACGGCGAACATCCCGAAGGTGAAGCAGGACCTGCTGCAGCATGAAGTCGTGCTCGAAGAGTTCGGCGGCACCGTGCTGCACTCGGAGATTTCGGCCAAGAAGGGCACGGGCGTGAACGATCTGCTCGAGCAGATCCTGCTGCAGTCGGACATTCTCGAGCTCAAGGCCAACCCGAGCCGTCGGGCCATGGGTTCGGTGGTGGAAGCGCAGCTCGACCAGGGCAAGGGTCCGGTAGCCACCGTGCTCGTGCAGAATGGCACGCTCAAGGTCGGTGACGACTACATCTGCGGCATTCACTCTGGCCGCGTCCGCGCATTGCTGGACGAACGTGGCAAGCAGGTGAAGTCCGCCGGCCCGGCCATTCCGGTCCAGATCCTCGGCCTCACCGGTGTACCGATGGCCGGTGATCAGCTCCTGGTGGTGGAAGACGCCACGGCCGCGCGCGAAATCGCGCAGCGTCGTGAACGACTCGACCGCGAAGCCAAGAGCCGCCGCACCACGCGTGGTGTGGTGTCGCTCGAAGACTTCATGTCGCATGCGGCGGCCGGACAGAAGCGTCAGTTGCGTCTGGTCATCAAGGCCGACCAGGGTGGTCCGGCGGAAGCGCTCGCCGACGCACTCGGACAGTTGTCGAATCCGGAAGTGCAGGTGGACATCCTGCATCGTGGTGTGGGTGCCATCGCCGAAAGCGACATCCTGCTGGCCAAGGCGTCGGGCGCCATCATCATCGGCTTCCACGTGCGCCCCGACAACAACGCGCGTGCTGCGGCAGAGCGCGAAGGCGTCGAGATCAAGCTCTATCGCATCATCTACGAAGCGGTGGCGGATGTGAAGGCGGCGCTGGAAGGCATGCTGCGTCCCGAAGAGCGCGAAGTGGTCTTTGGTGAAGCCCAGGTGCGTGAGACCTTCAAGGTGCCGCGGATCGGCACCATTGCGGGTTGTATCGTCCGCTCGGGTATCATCAATCGTCGGGGCCGGGTGCGTGTCATCCGCGACGGCGTGGAGATGTACGATGGAGCGATTTCCTCGCTGCGTCGCTTCAAGGACGACGTCAACGAGGTCAAGGAAGGCTACGAGTGCGGTATCGGCATCGAGAACTTCAACGATCTCAAGATCGGCGACGTGTTCGAGTGCTACCGCACCGAGGAAATCGCGCGTACCCTCGACCAGGCTGCGAAGTCCTGA